Proteins from a genomic interval of Ensifer canadensis:
- a CDS encoding PLP-dependent aminotransferase family protein translates to MLDYHAVADVVAGEIASGKLPPGSRLQPQRTFAYERGIAVSTASRVYAELVRRGLVIGEVGRGTFVRTPDRLQSARISEIADAPIDLQLATSGSLEQAALMAPAFKNMANPATLFDAMDALGPFGPKGVGEIVARYLAHDHWSPRPDGILLAGGGRQAIACAMAAVCKPGDRIGVEPLTYPSVIRMAARLGLQLVPLEIDGDGVDVAALIRVHRAKPLDAIYIQPTIHNPLGFSMSHARRTALAEALEETGLLCIEDAAFAFLSDAAPLAAYAPERVVYVNSMQKRLGPGVGVGIVVAPPQVKDRIAAVMRAGGWMASSLSMRLVLSWISDGTAAHVSELKRKDGRDRQLLTARILGHVSPSAESNAFHIWLELPEIWSAGAFVSAAAVQGVAITPAGVFSAIPGRAPNAVRVAISAPPLKDLERGLHVIRSLLASVPGDAEIE, encoded by the coding sequence ATGCTGGATTACCACGCCGTCGCCGACGTTGTCGCCGGCGAGATCGCCTCTGGAAAGCTGCCGCCCGGTTCGCGACTGCAGCCGCAAAGAACCTTTGCCTATGAGAGAGGAATAGCGGTCTCGACCGCCAGCCGTGTTTATGCCGAACTCGTTCGCCGCGGTCTGGTTATCGGCGAAGTCGGGCGTGGGACCTTCGTCAGGACGCCGGACCGGCTGCAATCTGCGCGGATCAGCGAGATCGCCGACGCGCCGATCGATTTGCAACTGGCGACATCGGGTTCCCTGGAGCAGGCGGCCCTGATGGCGCCGGCGTTCAAGAACATGGCCAACCCGGCAACACTCTTTGACGCGATGGACGCTCTCGGTCCCTTCGGGCCAAAGGGCGTCGGCGAGATCGTCGCGCGCTATCTCGCGCACGATCATTGGTCCCCGAGGCCTGACGGCATCCTTCTTGCCGGTGGAGGACGCCAAGCGATTGCATGCGCCATGGCAGCTGTCTGCAAACCTGGCGATCGCATCGGTGTCGAGCCGTTGACCTATCCGTCGGTCATCCGCATGGCGGCTCGGCTCGGCTTGCAGCTCGTGCCGCTTGAGATCGACGGTGACGGCGTCGACGTTGCGGCGCTTATCAGGGTGCATCGCGCGAAGCCGCTCGATGCGATCTACATCCAGCCGACCATCCATAACCCGCTCGGCTTTTCGATGTCGCACGCACGACGAACTGCCCTCGCCGAGGCGCTCGAGGAGACCGGGCTGCTCTGCATCGAGGACGCTGCCTTTGCATTCCTTTCCGACGCGGCACCGCTTGCGGCCTATGCGCCGGAGCGTGTCGTCTACGTCAACAGCATGCAGAAGCGGCTTGGTCCGGGCGTTGGCGTTGGCATTGTCGTCGCGCCGCCGCAGGTCAAGGATCGCATTGCCGCGGTCATGCGTGCCGGAGGCTGGATGGCGTCGTCCCTATCAATGCGCTTGGTGCTATCCTGGATCTCTGACGGCACAGCCGCCCATGTTTCGGAGCTGAAGCGGAAGGATGGGCGCGATCGGCAGTTGCTGACGGCGCGCATTCTCGGCCACGTGTCGCCGTCGGCGGAAAGCAACGCCTTTCATATCTGGCTCGAACTGCCGGAGATCTGGAGTGCCGGGGCGTTCGTTTCGGCGGCAGCTGTACAAGGCGTCGCCATCACGCCTGCGGGCGTGTTTAGTGCCATCCCAGGGCGTGCACCAAACGCGGTGCGCGTCGCGATCTCCGCTCCGCCGCTCAAGGACCTGGAGCGCGGGCTTCACGTGATCCGATCCCTGCTGGCCTCGGTGCCTGGCGACGCCGAGATCGAGTGA
- a CDS encoding threonine ammonia-lyase — translation MPFSTVPTTSLPTLHDVEAAARRIGKYCIETPLLESPYLNQKYGGRLLLKAESLQVTGSFKLRGAVNRVGSLTDDERRRGVVARSSGNHGLAIAYCAGLMGTSAVVVVPETAPAAKAERIAAYGARVVKVPMKDLADVAAEITRREDRVLIPPADDFWVVAGAGTVALEMAEQAARLNAQIDVLLTCCSGGGLTAGCLLGLSKASPSTKVYGVEAVGFEKMAKSLAAGKRINLAPGGHSICDAISGLYMAEIPFEIIRPDLAGTLAVTDDEAKEAMRVAFSEFGLALEPGSAVALAAVLARKIPLEGRTFAVTLSGRNVDLDLAGAILASGEPTVGRA, via the coding sequence ATGCCCTTCTCCACCGTCCCGACAACTTCCCTGCCAACTCTACACGATGTCGAAGCGGCCGCCCGCCGTATCGGCAAATACTGCATCGAGACGCCCCTGCTGGAATCGCCATATCTCAATCAGAAATATGGTGGCCGGTTGCTGCTCAAGGCTGAAAGCCTGCAGGTCACGGGTTCGTTCAAGCTGCGTGGCGCGGTCAACAGGGTAGGGTCGCTGACCGACGACGAACGGCGGCGTGGCGTCGTCGCCCGGTCTTCCGGCAATCACGGCCTTGCGATTGCCTATTGCGCCGGCCTGATGGGCACATCAGCCGTGGTCGTCGTGCCGGAGACCGCACCGGCGGCAAAGGCCGAACGGATCGCGGCCTATGGAGCACGCGTCGTGAAGGTTCCGATGAAAGACCTCGCCGACGTGGCAGCTGAAATCACGCGTCGCGAGGATCGGGTGCTTATACCGCCGGCCGACGATTTCTGGGTGGTTGCCGGTGCCGGCACCGTCGCGCTTGAAATGGCGGAACAGGCCGCGAGGCTGAATGCCCAGATCGATGTATTGCTGACCTGCTGCTCCGGCGGCGGACTGACCGCCGGTTGCCTGCTGGGGTTGAGCAAGGCGTCTCCGTCCACCAAGGTTTATGGCGTCGAGGCCGTTGGGTTCGAGAAGATGGCGAAATCGCTCGCAGCCGGCAAACGCATCAACCTGGCACCAGGCGGCCATTCGATCTGCGACGCCATCAGCGGGCTCTACATGGCAGAGATTCCCTTCGAGATCATCAGACCTGATCTGGCCGGTACGCTTGCTGTCACGGATGACGAAGCAAAGGAGGCCATGCGCGTGGCCTTCAGCGAATTCGGCTTGGCTCTCGAGCCTGGAAGCGCTGTCGCGTTGGCGGCTGTGCTCGCCCGCAAGATACCGCTCGAGGGACGTACGTTTGCCGTCACGCTATCCGGCCGGAACGTCGATTTGGATCTTGCCGGCGCCATCCTGGCGAGTGGAGAGCCAACGGTCGGCAGGGCATGA
- a CDS encoding VOC family protein, translating into MFSHVTVGCSDLDRASVFYDAVLAPLGLVRRTVAPDGGPAAACWIASGQALPRFYVYEPFDRKPASVGNGSMVAFLAPTPAAVDQAHAAGLAAGGTDEGVPGPRPHYGDGYYGAYLRDPDGNKVHVVCRDDLLPLLP; encoded by the coding sequence ATGTTCAGCCACGTCACGGTTGGTTGCAGCGACCTTGATCGTGCCTCCGTCTTCTACGACGCCGTTCTCGCGCCTCTTGGTCTTGTCAGGCGAACAGTTGCTCCGGATGGCGGACCGGCTGCAGCGTGCTGGATCGCATCAGGCCAGGCATTGCCGCGCTTCTACGTCTATGAGCCGTTCGACAGGAAGCCTGCCAGTGTGGGAAACGGTAGCATGGTCGCATTTCTCGCGCCGACACCTGCGGCGGTCGACCAGGCCCATGCTGCCGGCCTTGCGGCCGGCGGTACGGACGAGGGCGTTCCCGGTCCGAGGCCGCACTATGGAGATGGCTACTACGGTGCATATCTGCGCGACCCCGACGGCAACAAGGTGCATGTCGTCTGTAGAGATGACCTTCTGCCCCTTTTACCGTAA
- a CDS encoding CaiB/BaiF CoA transferase family protein: MSEFARKHWDPNAEGPLEGVKVLDLSRLVAGNMLSLQLADFGADVIKIEPPAGDPLREWKDEGLSLFWKTYGRNKRSVVLNLRETADREALWALVASADVFIENFRPGTLEQMGFGPEALLARNPDLVVVRISGFGQTGPYAEFPGFGTIVEGMSGYAYRTGFPDREPVLPPLALADMIAGVYGMSATMTALFAREKGRARGQVIDLSLLEPIFSVLGPEAGIYALNGTVKERIGSASNTACPRNVYRCADGKYVALSGSTPAVARRIFEIIGRADMNDDPRFRSNSERLKHRDLVDDAIGAWFAVRSHDEALATMRDSGATVGPIYNIADATEDAHFAEREVIVSLDDAEHGALPMHNIVPRMSETPGRFRRPAPALGEHTAEVLAEVGFNATIAAAIVAGAGR, translated from the coding sequence ATGAGCGAATTTGCCAGGAAACACTGGGATCCGAACGCCGAGGGGCCTCTCGAAGGGGTCAAGGTTCTCGACCTTTCGCGTCTCGTCGCCGGCAACATGTTGTCGCTGCAGCTTGCCGATTTCGGCGCCGACGTGATCAAGATCGAACCGCCGGCCGGTGATCCGCTGCGCGAATGGAAAGACGAAGGCCTGTCGCTGTTCTGGAAGACCTATGGGCGCAACAAGCGCTCTGTCGTCCTGAATTTGCGCGAAACGGCCGACCGCGAGGCACTCTGGGCGCTGGTTGCGAGCGCCGACGTCTTCATCGAGAATTTTCGCCCGGGAACGCTCGAACAGATGGGCTTTGGCCCGGAGGCGCTGCTCGCGCGCAATCCCGATCTCGTCGTCGTGCGCATATCCGGTTTCGGGCAGACAGGCCCCTATGCGGAATTTCCCGGCTTCGGCACCATCGTCGAAGGCATGAGCGGCTATGCCTACCGCACCGGTTTTCCCGACCGCGAACCTGTGCTGCCGCCGCTCGCGCTCGCCGACATGATCGCCGGTGTCTACGGCATGTCGGCGACGATGACGGCGCTCTTTGCGCGCGAAAAGGGCAGAGCGCGCGGGCAGGTCATCGACCTGTCGCTGCTGGAGCCGATCTTTTCCGTGCTTGGCCCCGAGGCCGGCATCTACGCGCTCAACGGCACGGTCAAGGAACGCATCGGCAGCGCCTCGAACACCGCATGCCCGCGCAACGTCTACCGCTGCGCCGATGGCAAATACGTCGCGCTCTCCGGTTCGACGCCGGCGGTCGCCCGGCGGATATTCGAGATCATCGGCCGGGCCGACATGAACGATGATCCGCGCTTCCGCTCCAACAGCGAACGCCTCAAGCATCGCGATCTGGTCGATGACGCCATCGGAGCCTGGTTTGCCGTGCGCTCGCATGACGAAGCCCTTGCCACCATGCGCGACAGTGGCGCAACGGTCGGGCCGATCTACAACATTGCCGACGCCACCGAGGACGCACATTTTGCCGAGCGCGAGGTGATCGTATCGCTGGATGATGCGGAGCACGGTGCGCTGCCCATGCACAACATCGTGCCGCGCATGTCCGAAACACCGGGACGCTTCCGGCGTCCGGCACCGGCGCTTGGTGAACATACGGCCGAGGTGCTGGCAGAAGTGGGGTTTAATGCCACGATAGCGGCGGCGATCGTTGCCGGAGCAGGCCGATAA
- a CDS encoding ABC transporter ATP-binding protein gives MSEIELRNVGKSYGSLPVLDNISLDMGSGEFVVLVGPSGCGKSTLLRMIAGLEDISAGEITIGGRIVNDMPAKERDLAMVFQSYALYPHMKVADNMSFALKLAGVSKSEISRRVNEAADILGLEHLLERLPRELSGGQRQRVAMGRAIVRDPRAFLFDEPLSNLDAKLRVKMRGEIKKLHQRLGKTTIYVTHDQTEAMTMADKIVVLNGGKIEQMGPPLELYKNPQNLFVASFIGSPEINLLRGEVDGQMLRLADDARLPLPSGHGLAQGRKVVYGIRPQHIQLADNGIAAEVVLVEPTGEAQEVMLRLETTDITVVLGESALLQSGANVTIGFDTANILLFDDKTGGRIQ, from the coding sequence ATGTCCGAGATCGAACTGCGGAATGTGGGAAAGAGCTACGGCAGCCTGCCGGTGCTCGATAATATTTCGCTGGACATGGGCAGCGGCGAATTCGTGGTGCTGGTCGGCCCGTCCGGTTGCGGAAAGTCGACGCTGCTGCGGATGATCGCGGGGCTGGAAGACATCAGCGCCGGCGAAATCACCATCGGCGGCCGGATCGTCAACGACATGCCGGCCAAGGAGCGCGACCTTGCCATGGTGTTCCAGAGCTATGCGCTCTATCCGCACATGAAGGTAGCAGACAACATGAGCTTCGCGCTGAAGCTTGCCGGTGTTTCGAAGAGCGAGATCAGTCGCCGCGTCAACGAAGCCGCCGACATCCTCGGGCTCGAACACCTGCTCGAACGGCTTCCGCGCGAACTGTCGGGCGGTCAGCGTCAGCGCGTGGCCATGGGGCGCGCCATCGTGCGCGATCCGCGTGCATTTCTCTTCGACGAGCCGCTTTCCAACCTCGACGCCAAGCTCCGGGTTAAGATGCGCGGCGAGATCAAGAAACTGCATCAGCGCCTGGGCAAGACCACGATCTACGTCACCCACGACCAGACGGAAGCCATGACCATGGCCGACAAGATCGTCGTTCTGAACGGCGGCAAGATCGAGCAGATGGGGCCGCCGCTGGAGCTTTACAAAAACCCGCAGAACCTGTTCGTTGCCAGCTTCATCGGCTCGCCTGAGATCAACCTCTTGCGTGGCGAGGTCGACGGCCAGATGCTACGGCTTGCCGACGACGCCCGCCTGCCGCTGCCTTCGGGCCATGGGCTCGCACAGGGGCGCAAGGTCGTCTACGGCATCCGCCCGCAACACATCCAGCTTGCCGACAACGGCATCGCCGCCGAGGTTGTGCTGGTCGAGCCGACCGGGGAGGCACAGGAGGTCATGCTGCGACTCGAGACCACGGATATCACCGTGGTTCTCGGCGAAAGCGCATTACTGCAATCGGGCGCGAACGTGACGATCGGCTTCGACACCGCCAATATCCTATTGTTCGACGACAAGACCGGCGGGCGCATCCAATGA
- a CDS encoding ADP-ribosylglycohydrolase family protein: protein MMPKLSKETIYEKIYAGFIGKAIGVRLGAPVEPTIWSYERVQKTYGEVTQYLRDFKNFAADDDTNGPVYFIRALRDYGLKASAADVGKTWVNYAAEEHGMYWWGGFGVSTEHTAYRNLRAGIPAPQSGSIAQNGATVAEQIGGQIFIDSWGWVHPGEPQKAADASARAASVAHDGDGLNGARFCAAAIAKAFEATSIAEVIDAAMATIDAKSTYARVAQAVIDFHKASPGNWRACRDMLTAEWGYDRYPGVCHIIPNAGVTVMAILYGEGDLPRTAEIATMAGWDTDCNAGNAGAIVGTFQGLQPNWHKYRKPINDFIVASGVVGSINIVDIPSFARELTVLALQLREDDVPALWFEDFTRRGVRFDFDLPGSTHGFRTEGSNQISLKGSAERQAEGSRGSLEIQLDRLERGQGGRIFWKPFYRRSDFDDERYRPMFSPLVDAGQKVSFKLWLDPWNGDGNLRVAPYIRRAMSGAIEETGAWHVPNHEGWQDYAFTVPEGAEAIDEIGIQVEYFGRLKFLGRLFLADFKIEGAGKTVIDPKTEVQEWGAISRFTWNRGHWTLQDGRIHAHTASDADMWTGHYYARDVEVLADIKPLTGPSQLVTARVQGTSRFYAAGFDGDDVVILKEDFGTTVLARAPFKRELGKSYGFAFSVKGDALSFAIDGKPLIEASDDQFAYGMAGLRLGALGRMSVGTFEIIESA, encoded by the coding sequence ATGATGCCCAAGCTCAGCAAAGAGACGATTTACGAGAAGATCTATGCCGGTTTCATCGGCAAGGCCATTGGCGTTCGCCTTGGTGCGCCGGTCGAACCGACGATCTGGAGCTATGAGCGCGTCCAGAAGACCTATGGCGAAGTTACCCAGTACCTGCGCGATTTCAAGAATTTTGCCGCCGATGACGACACCAACGGCCCGGTCTACTTCATCCGTGCTCTGCGCGACTATGGCCTCAAGGCCAGTGCGGCCGATGTCGGCAAGACCTGGGTGAACTATGCCGCCGAAGAGCATGGCATGTACTGGTGGGGCGGTTTCGGCGTCTCGACCGAACACACCGCCTACCGCAACCTGCGCGCCGGCATCCCCGCGCCGCAGTCCGGATCGATCGCCCAGAACGGCGCAACCGTTGCCGAACAGATCGGCGGCCAGATCTTCATCGACAGCTGGGGCTGGGTGCATCCGGGCGAGCCGCAGAAGGCGGCTGACGCTTCGGCCCGTGCGGCAAGCGTCGCCCATGACGGCGACGGCCTGAATGGCGCCCGCTTCTGCGCTGCCGCAATCGCCAAGGCATTCGAGGCGACGTCGATCGCCGAGGTGATCGACGCTGCCATGGCGACCATTGACGCAAAATCGACCTATGCCCGCGTTGCGCAGGCCGTGATCGACTTCCACAAGGCCAGCCCCGGCAACTGGCGCGCCTGCCGTGACATGCTGACGGCCGAATGGGGCTATGACCGCTATCCCGGCGTCTGCCACATCATCCCGAACGCCGGTGTCACCGTCATGGCGATCCTTTATGGCGAAGGCGATCTGCCGCGCACCGCCGAGATCGCGACCATGGCCGGCTGGGATACCGACTGCAACGCCGGCAATGCTGGTGCCATCGTAGGCACGTTCCAGGGGCTTCAGCCGAACTGGCACAAGTACCGCAAGCCAATCAACGACTTCATCGTCGCCTCGGGCGTCGTCGGCTCGATCAACATCGTCGATATTCCGTCTTTTGCCCGGGAACTGACCGTGCTGGCGCTGCAACTGCGCGAAGACGATGTGCCGGCCCTTTGGTTCGAGGACTTTACCCGCCGTGGCGTCCGCTTCGACTTCGATCTGCCGGGCTCGACCCATGGTTTCCGCACCGAGGGCTCCAACCAGATCAGCCTCAAGGGCTCGGCCGAAAGGCAGGCCGAAGGCTCGCGCGGCTCGCTCGAGATCCAGCTTGACCGGCTCGAGCGCGGCCAGGGTGGACGTATCTTCTGGAAGCCGTTCTATCGCCGGTCCGATTTCGACGACGAGCGTTATCGTCCGATGTTCTCGCCGCTGGTCGATGCCGGCCAGAAGGTGTCGTTCAAGCTATGGCTCGATCCGTGGAACGGTGACGGCAACCTGCGCGTCGCGCCCTATATCCGCCGCGCGATGTCAGGCGCGATCGAAGAGACCGGTGCGTGGCACGTTCCCAACCACGAAGGCTGGCAGGACTACGCATTCACCGTGCCGGAAGGCGCCGAAGCGATCGACGAGATCGGCATTCAGGTCGAGTACTTCGGTCGTCTGAAATTCCTCGGCCGCCTGTTCCTCGCCGATTTCAAGATCGAGGGTGCTGGCAAGACTGTCATCGACCCCAAGACCGAAGTGCAGGAGTGGGGTGCGATCTCGCGCTTTACCTGGAACCGTGGTCACTGGACGCTGCAGGACGGCCGCATTCACGCCCATACGGCCAGCGATGCCGATATGTGGACGGGCCATTACTACGCCCGCGACGTCGAGGTCCTGGCGGATATCAAGCCGCTTACCGGGCCGTCGCAACTGGTGACGGCCCGCGTGCAGGGCACCAGCCGGTTCTATGCCGCAGGCTTCGACGGCGACGACGTCGTCATCCTCAAGGAGGATTTCGGCACCACCGTTCTCGCGCGCGCCCCGTTCAAGCGTGAGCTCGGCAAGAGCTACGGTTTCGCGTTTTCGGTAAAGGGCGATGCGCTGTCCTTTGCCATCGACGGCAAGCCGTTGATCGAGGCGAGCGATGACCAGTTTGCCTATGGCATGGCCGGCCTTCGCCTCGGCGCGCTCGGTCGCATGAGCGTCGGAACGTTCGAGATTATCGAGTCCGCCTGA
- a CDS encoding ADP-ribosylglycohydrolase family protein: protein MQKSSVQGLSLKGRVRALIHGVALGDAMGAPVEKLPAAEIAARYGRVTSLNTEWHKMSLDATARNGRVRGNGIVTDDTLMTLCLMDIYGEVRRHLDAWDMADGMVKQIAWVPRYVPELQREAMLIERLFYPEKWIFQRHQLTSCDPRQGGIGNMVNCGAAMYVAPIGVVNACDPKAAYDEAIAFASGHQESFGLEAAGAFAAAVAAAFIPGTDIEGVIEAVLALAKDGTRNAIADIAEVARKLKAQGADYQTVVAAFHAAIAPYSPMGDDVNHTPAKAGRLTAAYQPSRLGSIEELPLALGFCLFNDGDFRRSIEDGINSGRDTDSIGVMAGAILGAMHGEGVIDAADHALLDDVNKLDLTASADRFSETATIIQAADQAVADRRTSFRAALTF from the coding sequence ATGCAGAAAAGTAGCGTTCAAGGGCTCTCCCTGAAGGGGAGGGTCCGCGCGCTCATCCATGGCGTCGCGCTCGGCGACGCCATGGGGGCGCCGGTCGAAAAGCTGCCGGCCGCGGAGATCGCGGCCAGGTATGGGCGGGTGACGTCGCTTAACACCGAGTGGCACAAGATGTCGCTGGATGCCACGGCCCGCAACGGCCGGGTGCGCGGCAACGGCATCGTCACCGACGACACGCTGATGACGCTCTGCCTGATGGATATCTATGGCGAGGTCCGCAGGCATCTCGATGCCTGGGACATGGCCGACGGCATGGTCAAGCAGATCGCCTGGGTGCCGCGCTACGTGCCGGAACTGCAGCGCGAAGCGATGCTGATCGAGCGGCTGTTCTATCCCGAGAAGTGGATATTCCAGCGCCACCAGCTTACCTCGTGCGATCCGCGCCAAGGTGGCATCGGCAACATGGTCAATTGCGGCGCGGCGATGTATGTGGCGCCGATCGGCGTCGTCAATGCCTGCGATCCGAAGGCCGCCTATGACGAGGCGATCGCATTCGCCTCCGGCCACCAGGAAAGCTTCGGGCTTGAAGCTGCCGGCGCGTTTGCCGCCGCAGTCGCCGCGGCCTTCATCCCGGGAACGGATATCGAAGGCGTGATCGAAGCGGTTCTGGCACTGGCCAAGGACGGCACGCGCAACGCCATTGCTGACATCGCCGAAGTTGCCCGCAAGCTCAAGGCGCAGGGTGCGGACTATCAGACCGTCGTTGCCGCGTTTCATGCGGCCATCGCGCCCTATTCTCCCATGGGCGACGACGTCAACCACACGCCCGCCAAGGCAGGGCGGCTGACTGCCGCCTATCAGCCAAGCCGCCTCGGCTCGATCGAGGAACTGCCTTTGGCACTTGGATTCTGCCTGTTCAACGACGGCGATTTCCGCCGGTCGATCGAGGATGGCATCAATTCCGGCCGCGATACCGACTCGATCGGCGTCATGGCCGGCGCGATTCTTGGCGCGATGCATGGCGAAGGCGTCATCGATGCCGCCGACCACGCCCTGCTCGACGATGTCAACAAGCTGGACCTCACCGCCTCCGCCGATCGGTTCTCCGAAACGGCGACCATCATCCAGGCCGCCGACCAGGCGGTAGCCGACCGGCGGACCAGCTTCCGCGCTGCCCTCACATTCTGA
- a CDS encoding extracellular solute-binding protein: MLRKMVLLASTALALSLGAAAPTMAEPVKIRVVSKDFTPSNPDDVKHLQRIEEALRAQGTDLDIELVDLPSSGYADKLSVMLLSGDIPDLIYFQGGDAKMVEQGVLEDLGPMLADTKYLKDALWPHNVERLKNYPYLLYVYPVRGPQPVIRKDWLEKTGLKAPETVEDYVTLFKAIKDGDLDGNGVADSYGVTTADNTNELDSIFNQAFGITGTWMKNAGGEWVQSRITSQEKDKIAFYASLREQGLYDPEYITTKFDVKEDKFYTGRAGVIFGSSGEVIDIYGGKMRQVHPGTELVLLAPPKGPGGQGLAAVDVSKESRGLAISAISEHKAEVMKLLDFMASPEGQMFDRLGFEGQEYTKDGDSYKVTDKIATWYARFMVAANWTPPVVWQSEAAQQSLATIQKDFKPDNTFVWPADYAADLDATENVYRSWVYKFISGAAKMDQWDQYVAEWEAAGGKRLNEYARTVLDAEK; encoded by the coding sequence ATGCTTAGAAAAATGGTCCTGCTGGCATCGACAGCCCTGGCGCTCAGCCTTGGTGCTGCCGCCCCGACAATGGCCGAACCGGTCAAGATCCGGGTTGTGTCCAAGGACTTCACCCCATCCAACCCAGACGACGTCAAGCACCTGCAGCGTATTGAGGAAGCGCTCCGGGCGCAGGGCACCGATCTCGACATCGAACTCGTCGACCTGCCGTCTTCCGGCTATGCCGACAAGCTGTCGGTCATGCTGCTTTCGGGCGATATCCCCGACCTGATCTATTTTCAGGGTGGCGACGCCAAGATGGTCGAGCAGGGCGTGCTTGAAGACCTCGGCCCGATGTTGGCCGACACCAAGTACCTGAAGGACGCGCTGTGGCCGCACAATGTCGAGCGCCTCAAGAACTATCCCTACCTGCTCTACGTCTATCCGGTACGCGGACCCCAGCCGGTGATCCGCAAGGACTGGCTGGAAAAGACCGGCCTCAAGGCGCCCGAAACCGTCGAAGACTATGTGACTTTGTTCAAGGCCATCAAGGACGGTGATCTCGACGGCAATGGCGTCGCCGACAGCTACGGCGTGACCACGGCCGACAACACCAACGAGCTCGATTCGATCTTCAACCAGGCCTTCGGCATCACCGGAACCTGGATGAAGAACGCAGGCGGTGAGTGGGTGCAGTCGCGCATCACCTCCCAAGAGAAGGATAAGATCGCCTTCTACGCCTCGCTGCGCGAGCAGGGCCTCTACGATCCCGAATACATCACCACCAAGTTCGACGTGAAGGAAGACAAGTTCTACACCGGCCGGGCGGGCGTGATCTTCGGCTCCTCCGGCGAAGTCATCGACATCTATGGCGGCAAGATGCGCCAGGTCCATCCGGGTACCGAACTGGTGCTTCTGGCGCCACCGAAGGGACCGGGCGGGCAGGGCCTTGCAGCGGTCGACGTCTCCAAGGAATCGCGCGGGCTGGCGATTTCCGCCATCTCCGAGCACAAGGCCGAAGTGATGAAGCTGCTCGACTTCATGGCGAGCCCCGAAGGCCAGATGTTCGATCGCCTCGGCTTCGAGGGTCAGGAATACACCAAGGACGGCGACAGCTACAAAGTCACCGACAAGATCGCGACATGGTACGCCCGTTTCATGGTTGCGGCCAACTGGACCCCACCCGTCGTTTGGCAGTCCGAAGCGGCGCAGCAGTCGCTGGCGACGATCCAGAAGGACTTCAAGCCGGACAACACCTTCGTGTGGCCGGCGGACTACGCGGCCGATCTCGACGCGACCGAAAACGTCTATCGGTCCTGGGTCTACAAGTTCATCTCCGGCGCCGCCAAGATGGATCAGTGGGACCAGTATGTCGCGGAGTGGGAAGCGGCAGGGGGAAAACGTCTCAACGAGTATGCAAGGACAGTTCTAGATGCAGAAAAGTAG
- a CDS encoding carbohydrate ABC transporter permease, whose product MALSRKTPIERIEYAIIVSTLLLLVVVTVQPILNLLAVSLSEPAKVPGMSGLTIIPRGFSFEVWSVLLQHPNVQRGIFNSIFITAVSTVIGVVGTALMAWGLSRPGLPGRKALFILVLVTIVFEPGIIPDYFVNKRLGLLDSYWSVILFKAVNAWYLIILIRFFEEIPKELLEAAELDGANPFQVFWHLVLPLAKPALATISLFYLVFHWNEFFRAMIYLNDQGKWPLQVVLRQFVIDGDKVAIVGANNASNNTGASQIDLRSLKAGMILLTIVPILAIYPLILKFFTKGTMSGALKG is encoded by the coding sequence ATGGCCCTGTCACGCAAGACCCCGATCGAACGCATCGAATATGCGATCATCGTTTCGACGCTGCTGTTGCTCGTCGTCGTCACGGTCCAGCCGATCCTCAACCTGCTCGCCGTCTCGCTGTCCGAGCCGGCAAAGGTGCCGGGCATGAGCGGGCTGACCATCATACCCAGGGGCTTCTCCTTCGAGGTCTGGAGCGTTCTCCTGCAGCACCCCAATGTGCAGCGCGGCATCTTCAACTCGATCTTCATCACCGCCGTCAGTACCGTGATCGGCGTCGTCGGTACCGCGCTGATGGCCTGGGGCCTTTCGCGGCCCGGCCTGCCTGGCCGCAAGGCGCTGTTCATCCTCGTTCTCGTCACCATCGTGTTCGAGCCCGGCATCATTCCGGACTACTTCGTCAACAAGCGCCTCGGCCTTCTCGACAGCTACTGGTCGGTGATCCTCTTCAAGGCGGTCAACGCCTGGTACCTGATCATCCTCATCCGCTTCTTCGAGGAAATCCCAAAGGAGCTGCTGGAAGCCGCCGAACTCGATGGCGCCAACCCTTTCCAGGTGTTCTGGCATCTGGTCCTTCCGCTCGCCAAGCCGGCGCTCGCGACCATCTCGCTGTTTTATCTCGTCTTTCACTGGAACGAGTTCTTCCGCGCGATGATCTATCTGAACGATCAGGGCAAGTGGCCGTTGCAGGTGGTGCTGCGCCAGTTTGTCATCGACGGTGACAAGGTCGCGATCGTCGGCGCCAACAACGCCAGCAACAATACCGGCGCGAGCCAGATCGATCTGAGGTCGCTCAAGGCCGGCATGATCCTTCTGACCATCGTGCCGATCCTGGCGATCTACCCGCTGATCCTGAAATTCTTCACCAAGGGAACCATGAGCGGCGCGCTCAAGGGGTGA